One Pseudomonas muyukensis DNA segment encodes these proteins:
- the pilV gene encoding type IV pilus modification protein PilV has protein sequence MQAKEGGMTLLEVLLAMTVLALGVFAAAALQVRGMQAADSARRDGLALQLAQGMLEQVRARGALDAGEEGAWRARVTQALGASAQGRVRRAPGMLALEVHWPGMADRRPALQLQGRVLP, from the coding sequence ATGCAGGCGAAGGAAGGCGGGATGACGTTGCTGGAGGTGCTGCTGGCCATGACCGTGCTGGCGCTGGGTGTATTCGCCGCGGCGGCCTTGCAGGTACGCGGCATGCAGGCTGCCGACAGCGCCAGGCGCGATGGCCTGGCCTTGCAACTGGCCCAGGGCATGCTCGAGCAGGTGAGGGCACGTGGCGCGCTCGATGCAGGCGAGGAGGGCGCCTGGCGGGCACGGGTCACGCAGGCCTTGGGCGCTTCGGCGCAAGGGCGGGTGCGGCGCGCGCCCGGCATGCTGGCGCTGGAGGTGCACTGGCCCGGCATGGCGGATCGGCGGCCGGCGTTGCAGCTACAGGGCCGGGTGTTGCCATGA
- a CDS encoding PilW family protein: MKRGQRAFGLIEVLLAVALGVLLLAAAGQVFVQAYQAWRLQGAAARLQDDARLALQRMAEDIRMAGMFGCLRLAPADFADPAAVQAFARPIEASGDSLTLVGAELPGLLGAPDWTVLSDCRSWARVQRGQHVPGDTMLALPVRRVSYRVRNGSLLFTSNAQHAALIDNVRAMQVQRVEDRVDIELLMHDRDHQLQQRHALSVALRNPGDGA, from the coding sequence ATGAAGCGTGGGCAACGCGCCTTTGGCCTGATCGAGGTGTTGCTGGCCGTGGCACTGGGCGTTTTGCTGCTGGCGGCGGCGGGCCAGGTGTTCGTCCAGGCCTACCAGGCCTGGCGCCTGCAAGGCGCGGCGGCGCGCTTGCAGGACGATGCGCGCCTGGCCCTGCAACGCATGGCCGAGGATATCCGCATGGCCGGGATGTTCGGCTGCCTGCGGCTGGCGCCGGCAGACTTCGCCGACCCCGCAGCCGTCCAAGCGTTCGCCAGGCCCATCGAGGCCTCTGGCGACAGCCTGACGCTGGTGGGCGCCGAGCTGCCGGGCCTGCTCGGCGCGCCGGACTGGACCGTGCTCAGCGACTGTCGCAGCTGGGCGCGGGTCCAGCGGGGCCAGCATGTGCCGGGCGATACCATGCTGGCCCTGCCGGTGCGCCGGGTGAGCTACCGGGTGCGCAACGGCAGCCTGCTGTTCACCAGCAACGCCCAGCATGCCGCGCTGATCGACAATGTGCGGGCCATGCAGGTGCAGCGGGTCGAGGACCGTGTGGATATCGAACTGCTCATGCACGACCGTGATCATCAACTGCAGCAGCGTCACGCGCTGAGCGTGGCGCTGCGCAACCCCGGTGATGGCGCGTGA
- the clpB gene encoding ATP-dependent chaperone ClpB, with the protein MRIDRLTSKLQLALSDSQSLAVGMDHPAIEPLHLLQALIDQQGGSIKPLLMQVGFDVNSLRKALTKELDQLPKIQNPTGDVNMSQDLARLLNQADRLAQQKGDQFISSELVLLAAMDENSKVGKLLLGQGVSKKALENAINNLRGGAAVNDANAEESRQALDKYTVDLTKRAEEGKLDPVIGRDDEIRRTVQVLQRRTKNNPVLIGEPGVGKTAIAEGLAQRIINGEVPDGLKGKRLLALDMGALIAGAKYRGEFEERLKGLLNELSKQEGQIILFIDELHTMVGAGKGEGAMDAGNMLKPALARGELHCVGATTLNEYRQFIEKDAALERRFQKVLVEEPSEEDTIAILRGLKERYEVHHKVAITDGAIIAAAKLSHRYITDRQLPDKAIDLIDEAASRIRMEIDSKPEVLDRLDRRLIQLKVESQALKKEEDEAAKKRLEKLTEEIERLEREYSDLEEIWASEKAEVQGSAQIQQKIEQARQELEAARRKGDLSRMAELQYGVIPDLERSLQMVDQHGKSENQLLRNKVTEEEIAEVVSKWTGIPVAKMLEGEREKLLKMESLLHERVIGQDEAVTAVANAVRRSRAGLSDPNRPSGSFLFLGPTGVGKTELCKALAEFLFDTEEAMVRIDMSEFMEKHSVARLIGAPPGYVGYEEGGYLTEAVRRKPYSVVLLDEVEKAHPDVFNVLLQVLEDGRLTDSHGRTVDFRNTVIVMTSNLGSAQIQELAGDREAQRAAVMDAVGAHFRPEFINRIDEVVVFEPLGREQIAGITEIQLGRLRGRLAERELSLSLSPEALDKLIAVGYDPVYGARPLKRAIQRWIENPLAQLILSGEFLPGAAITAKVQGEEIVFA; encoded by the coding sequence ATGCGAATAGACCGACTGACCAGCAAGCTGCAACTCGCGTTATCCGATTCCCAATCCCTGGCCGTGGGCATGGACCACCCGGCCATCGAGCCCCTGCACCTGTTGCAGGCGCTGATCGACCAGCAGGGCGGCTCGATCAAGCCGCTGCTGATGCAGGTCGGCTTCGACGTCAACAGCCTGCGCAAGGCGTTGACCAAAGAGCTCGACCAACTGCCGAAAATCCAGAACCCCACGGGCGATGTGAACATGTCCCAGGACCTGGCGCGCCTGCTCAACCAGGCCGATCGCCTGGCCCAGCAGAAGGGCGACCAGTTCATCTCCAGCGAGCTGGTGCTGCTCGCCGCCATGGACGAGAACAGCAAGGTCGGCAAGCTGCTGCTCGGCCAGGGCGTGAGCAAGAAGGCCCTGGAGAACGCCATCAACAACCTGCGCGGCGGCGCGGCGGTGAACGACGCCAACGCCGAGGAATCGCGCCAGGCCCTGGACAAGTACACCGTCGACCTGACCAAGCGCGCCGAGGAAGGCAAGCTCGACCCGGTGATTGGCCGTGACGACGAGATCCGCCGCACCGTGCAGGTGCTGCAGCGCCGTACCAAGAACAACCCGGTGCTGATCGGCGAGCCTGGCGTGGGCAAGACCGCCATCGCCGAAGGCCTGGCCCAGCGCATCATCAACGGCGAAGTGCCCGATGGCCTCAAAGGCAAGCGCCTGCTGGCCCTGGACATGGGTGCGCTGATCGCCGGCGCCAAGTACCGCGGTGAGTTCGAAGAGCGCCTCAAAGGCCTGCTCAACGAGCTGAGCAAGCAGGAAGGCCAGATCATCCTGTTCATCGACGAACTGCACACCATGGTCGGCGCCGGCAAGGGCGAGGGCGCCATGGACGCTGGCAACATGCTCAAGCCGGCCCTGGCCCGTGGCGAGCTGCACTGTGTCGGCGCCACCACGCTCAACGAATACCGCCAGTTCATCGAGAAGGACGCAGCCCTGGAGCGCCGCTTCCAGAAGGTGCTGGTCGAGGAGCCGAGCGAGGAAGACACCATCGCCATCCTGCGCGGCCTGAAAGAACGCTATGAAGTGCACCACAAGGTGGCCATCACCGACGGTGCGATCATCGCCGCGGCCAAGCTCAGCCACCGCTACATCACTGACCGCCAGCTGCCGGACAAGGCCATCGACCTGATCGACGAAGCCGCCAGCCGCATCCGCATGGAGATCGATTCCAAGCCCGAGGTGCTCGACCGCCTCGACCGTCGCCTGATCCAGCTGAAGGTGGAATCCCAGGCGCTGAAGAAGGAAGAAGACGAAGCGGCGAAGAAGCGCCTGGAAAAACTCACCGAGGAAATCGAGCGCCTGGAGCGCGAGTATTCCGACCTCGAAGAAATCTGGGCCTCGGAAAAAGCCGAGGTACAAGGCTCGGCGCAGATCCAGCAGAAGATCGAGCAGGCCCGCCAGGAACTGGAAGCCGCCCGCCGCAAGGGTGACCTCAGCCGCATGGCCGAGCTGCAGTACGGGGTGATCCCGGACCTGGAGCGCAGCCTGCAGATGGTCGACCAGCATGGCAAGAGCGAGAACCAGTTGCTGCGCAACAAGGTGACCGAGGAAGAAATCGCCGAAGTGGTGTCCAAGTGGACCGGCATCCCGGTGGCCAAGATGCTCGAAGGCGAGCGCGAGAAGCTGCTGAAGATGGAAAGCCTGCTGCATGAGCGGGTGATTGGCCAGGACGAAGCGGTGACCGCCGTGGCCAACGCCGTGCGCCGTTCCCGCGCCGGGCTGTCCGACCCGAACCGCCCGAGCGGCTCGTTCCTGTTCCTCGGGCCCACCGGGGTGGGCAAGACCGAGCTGTGCAAGGCGCTGGCCGAGTTCCTGTTCGACACCGAAGAGGCCATGGTGCGCATCGACATGTCCGAGTTCATGGAGAAACACTCCGTGGCTCGCCTGATCGGCGCCCCGCCAGGCTATGTGGGCTATGAGGAGGGGGGCTACCTGACCGAGGCCGTGCGCCGCAAGCCGTACTCGGTGGTGCTGCTCGACGAGGTGGAGAAAGCCCACCCGGATGTGTTCAACGTGTTGCTGCAGGTGCTGGAAGACGGCCGCCTGACCGACAGCCATGGCCGCACCGTGGACTTTCGCAACACCGTGATCGTGATGACCTCCAACCTGGGCTCGGCGCAGATCCAGGAACTGGCCGGTGACCGCGAGGCACAGCGTGCGGCGGTGATGGACGCGGTGGGCGCGCACTTCCGGCCGGAGTTCATCAACCGCATCGACGAAGTGGTGGTGTTCGAGCCGCTGGGCCGCGAGCAGATCGCCGGCATCACCGAGATCCAGCTGGGTCGCCTGCGGGGTCGCCTGGCCGAGCGCGAGTTGAGCCTGAGCCTGAGCCCGGAGGCGTTGGACAAGCTGATCGCCGTCGGTTACGACCCGGTGTACGGCGCACGGCCACTCAAGCGCGCGATCCAGCGTTGGATCGAGAACCCGCTGGCGCAGTTGATACTGTCTGGCGAGTTCCTGCCTGGCGCGGCGATCACTGCGAAGGTGCAGGGCGAGGAAATCGTCTTCGCCTGA
- the rluD gene encoding 23S rRNA pseudouridine(1911/1915/1917) synthase RluD translates to MSEIIQLSAEVPSELGGQRLDQVAAQLFAEYSRSRLSSWIKDGRLTVDGAVLRPRDTVHSGSILALEAEQEAQGEWVAQDIELDIVYEDDQILVINKPAGLVVHPAAGHPDGTLLNALLHHVPDIVNVPRAGIVHRLDKDTTGLMVVAKTLQAQTNLVDQLQKRSVSRVYECIVVGVVIAGGKIDAPIGRHGGERQRMAVTEGGKPAVSHYRVLKRFRAHTHVRVKLETGRTHQIRVHMAHVGYPLVGDQTYGVRFRIPPAASVAMVEAVKHFPRQALHARFLALDHPTTGERMEWKSELPDDFQWLLSLLDQDRESFIG, encoded by the coding sequence ATGTCCGAGATCATTCAACTTAGCGCAGAGGTCCCGTCCGAACTGGGCGGCCAACGCCTCGACCAGGTCGCCGCCCAATTGTTCGCCGAGTACTCGCGTTCGCGCCTGTCCTCGTGGATCAAAGATGGCCGCCTGACCGTCGATGGCGCGGTGCTGCGACCGCGCGACACCGTCCACAGTGGCTCCATCCTGGCCCTCGAGGCCGAGCAGGAGGCCCAGGGCGAATGGGTGGCTCAGGACATCGAGCTGGACATCGTCTATGAAGACGACCAGATCCTGGTGATCAACAAGCCCGCCGGGCTGGTGGTCCACCCGGCGGCTGGCCACCCCGATGGCACCCTGCTCAATGCCCTGCTGCACCATGTGCCGGACATCGTCAACGTACCGCGCGCCGGTATCGTGCACCGCCTGGACAAGGACACCACCGGCCTGATGGTGGTGGCCAAGACCCTGCAGGCCCAGACCAACCTGGTCGACCAGTTGCAAAAGCGCTCGGTCAGCCGCGTTTATGAATGCATCGTGGTGGGCGTGGTGATCGCCGGCGGCAAGATCGACGCCCCGATCGGCCGCCACGGCGGCGAGCGCCAGCGCATGGCGGTGACCGAGGGCGGCAAGCCGGCGGTCAGCCACTACCGCGTGCTCAAGCGCTTCCGGGCGCACACCCATGTGCGGGTCAAGCTGGAAACCGGCCGCACCCACCAGATCCGCGTGCACATGGCCCATGTCGGTTATCCGCTGGTCGGCGACCAGACCTACGGCGTGCGCTTCCGCATTCCGCCGGCAGCCAGCGTGGCCATGGTCGAGGCGGTCAAGCACTTCCCGCGTCAGGCCCTGCACGCGCGCTTCCTGGCGCTGGACCACCCGACCACCGGCGAGCGCATGGAGTGGAAGTCGGAGCTGCCGGATGACTTCCAGTGGCTGCTGTCGCTGCTCGACCAGGACCGCGAGAGCTTTATCGGATGA
- the pgeF gene encoding peptidoglycan editing factor PgeF, with product MNGLTQALLFPDWPAPATVRACVTTREGGVSLPPYASFNLGDHVGDDPIAVAENRRRLSAEFAIQPAWLKQVHGLAVADADPAVVAEADASWTDQPGIACTVMTADCLPALFCDRAGTRVAAAHAGWRGLAGGVLEATLERLALAPEEVLVWLGPAIGPQAFEVGLEVRDAFTAVHPEAAAAFVDGERPGKLMADIYQLARIRLAARGVTAVYGGGLCTVSDARFFSYRRTPQGGRFASLVWLQP from the coding sequence ATGAACGGCCTGACCCAGGCGCTGCTCTTTCCCGACTGGCCAGCCCCGGCCACGGTTCGCGCCTGTGTCACCACCCGCGAGGGCGGCGTCAGCTTGCCGCCCTACGCATCCTTCAATCTCGGTGACCACGTGGGCGACGACCCCATCGCGGTCGCCGAGAACCGCCGTCGCCTCAGCGCCGAGTTCGCCATCCAGCCCGCCTGGCTCAAGCAGGTGCACGGGTTGGCGGTGGCCGATGCCGATCCCGCCGTGGTGGCCGAGGCTGATGCCAGCTGGACCGACCAGCCCGGTATTGCCTGCACCGTGATGACCGCCGATTGCCTGCCTGCGCTGTTCTGCGACCGCGCCGGTACTCGCGTGGCCGCCGCCCATGCCGGCTGGCGCGGGCTGGCCGGGGGCGTGCTGGAAGCCACCCTTGAGCGCTTGGCGCTGGCGCCTGAAGAGGTGCTGGTGTGGCTGGGCCCGGCCATTGGGCCGCAGGCGTTCGAGGTGGGCCTGGAGGTGCGCGATGCCTTTACCGCCGTGCATCCCGAGGCCGCCGCAGCCTTTGTCGACGGCGAGCGCCCTGGCAAGCTGATGGCCGACATCTACCAGCTGGCGCGGATTCGCCTGGCGGCGCGTGGGGTGACTGCCGTTTATGGTGGTGGCTTGTGCACGGTCAGCGATGCGCGGTTCTTCTCTTATCGGCGCACCCCGCAGGGTGGGCGCTTTGCTTCGCTGGTCTGGTTGCAGCCGTAA
- a CDS encoding dihydrofolate reductase family protein, with the protein MPLKARVFIATSLDGYIAREDGGLDWLMGATQSADDHGYAGFMAGVDTLVMGRGTFDKVMTFGEWPYPDTRVVVVSSTLEALPRGVPERVELHPGPIPVLLEHLQATGAKSLYLDGGKLIQGFLREGLVDELTITRIPVLLGQGIPLFGDLAKDVPLQHMRTTSYASGFVQSTYRVVR; encoded by the coding sequence ATGCCACTCAAAGCCCGTGTTTTCATCGCCACCAGCCTGGATGGCTACATCGCCCGTGAAGATGGCGGCCTCGATTGGTTGATGGGCGCCACCCAGTCTGCTGACGACCATGGCTACGCCGGGTTCATGGCGGGTGTCGATACGCTGGTAATGGGGCGCGGGACTTTCGACAAGGTCATGACCTTTGGCGAGTGGCCGTATCCGGATACGCGGGTGGTGGTGGTCAGCAGTACCCTCGAGGCGCTGCCCAGGGGTGTGCCAGAGCGCGTCGAGTTGCACCCGGGGCCGATCCCGGTGTTGCTCGAGCACCTGCAGGCCACGGGCGCGAAGAGCCTGTACCTGGATGGCGGCAAGCTGATTCAGGGGTTCTTGCGTGAGGGGTTGGTGGACGAGCTGACCATCACCCGCATTCCCGTGCTGCTGGGGCAGGGGATACCGTTGTTCGGTGATTTGGCGAAGGATGTGCCGTTGCAGCACATGAGGACGACCAGCTACGCGAGTGGGTTCGTGCAGAGCACGTATCGCGTGGTCCGTTGA
- a CDS encoding PP0621 family protein, protein MVRLLFWIALIAAAFWLWRKFKSSQQSPAEPRLQDPLKMVRCAHCGVHLPNDRALQLGKEWYCSQQHLEQGPGQQR, encoded by the coding sequence ATGGTTCGCCTACTTTTCTGGATCGCCCTGATCGCTGCCGCGTTCTGGCTGTGGCGCAAGTTCAAGAGCAGTCAGCAGTCGCCGGCCGAGCCCCGGCTGCAAGACCCGCTGAAGATGGTGCGCTGCGCCCATTGCGGCGTGCACCTGCCCAACGACCGGGCGTTGCAGCTGGGCAAGGAGTGGTATTGCAGCCAGCAGCATCTGGAACAAGGGCCAGGCCAGCAACGCTAA
- a CDS encoding NAD(P)/FAD-dependent oxidoreductase yields the protein MTHRIVIVGGGAGGLELATRLGKSLGKRKQAEITLVDANLTHIWKPLLHEVAAGSLNSSEDELNYVAQAKWNHFNFQMGRMSGLDREGKQIQLAATLDDEGHELLPARTLGYDTLVIAVGSNTNDFGTLGAAQHCLFLDSRKQAERFHQQLLNHYLRAHAGDVASEQISVAIVGAGATGVELAAELHNAAHELAAYGLDKIQPKDMHITIIEAGPRVLPALPERISVPVHKTLEKLGVTVMTNAAVSEVTADGLKTASGEVIQASLKVWAAGIRAPGFLKDIDGLETNRINQLVVRPTLQTTLDDNIFAFGDCAACPQPGSDRNVPPRAQAAHQQASLLAKSLKARLENKALPSYEYKDYGSLVSLSRFSAVGNLMGNLMGSVKLEGWLARMFYVSLYRMHQMALYGFFRTAMMMLGSKIGRGTEPRLKLH from the coding sequence ATGACTCATCGCATCGTGATTGTCGGCGGCGGCGCCGGCGGCCTGGAACTGGCGACCCGCCTGGGTAAAAGCCTGGGCAAGCGCAAACAGGCCGAGATCACCCTGGTTGATGCCAACCTGACGCACATCTGGAAGCCGCTGCTGCACGAAGTGGCAGCCGGCTCGCTGAACTCCTCGGAAGACGAACTGAACTACGTGGCCCAGGCCAAGTGGAACCACTTCAACTTCCAGATGGGTCGCATGAGCGGCCTGGACCGCGAAGGCAAACAGATCCAGCTGGCCGCGACCCTCGACGACGAGGGCCACGAGCTGCTGCCTGCGCGCACCCTCGGCTACGACACCCTGGTGATCGCCGTGGGCAGCAACACCAACGACTTCGGCACCCTGGGCGCGGCGCAGCACTGCCTGTTCCTCGACAGCCGCAAGCAGGCCGAGCGCTTCCATCAGCAGTTGCTCAACCACTACCTGCGTGCCCACGCGGGCGACGTGGCCAGCGAGCAGATCAGCGTGGCCATCGTCGGCGCTGGCGCCACCGGCGTGGAGCTGGCGGCCGAGCTGCACAACGCGGCGCACGAGCTGGCAGCCTATGGCCTGGACAAGATCCAGCCCAAAGACATGCACATCACTATCATCGAAGCGGGCCCGCGGGTGTTGCCGGCACTGCCGGAGCGCATCAGCGTGCCGGTGCACAAGACCCTGGAAAAGCTCGGGGTGACGGTGATGACCAACGCCGCGGTCAGCGAAGTGACAGCCGATGGCCTGAAGACCGCCTCGGGCGAAGTGATTCAAGCCAGCCTCAAGGTATGGGCGGCGGGCATTCGCGCGCCGGGCTTCCTCAAGGACATCGATGGCCTGGAGACCAACCGCATCAACCAGCTGGTGGTGCGCCCAACCTTGCAGACCACCCTGGACGACAACATCTTCGCCTTCGGCGACTGCGCCGCCTGCCCGCAGCCGGGCAGCGACCGCAACGTGCCGCCACGGGCCCAGGCCGCGCACCAGCAGGCGTCCTTGCTGGCCAAGAGCCTGAAGGCGCGCCTGGAGAACAAGGCGCTGCCGAGCTACGAGTACAAGGACTACGGCTCGCTGGTGTCGCTGTCGCGGTTCTCGGCGGTGGGTAACCTGATGGGTAACCTGATGGGCAGCGTGAAGCTGGAGGGCTGGTTGGCGCGGATGTTCTATGTGTCGCTGTACCGCATGCACCAGATGGCGCTGTATGGGTTCTTCCGCACGGCGATGATGATGCTGGGTAGCAAGATTGGCCGGGGGACCGAGCCGCGTCTGAAGCTGCACTGA
- a CDS encoding GspH/FimT family pseudopilin, which translates to MKQQGVTLLQMMCALAIGSLLTHLGITAYNRLGETLQLAAVARDLAQTLRAARNQAALQQQALTVHPLEGDWGKGWRVMQERDGQLLREHRLARPARVLASSTREVRFSRRGAPVGVGFVGITLEICQRSGPGSQHQVVLGPSGRVSLRSDEGRRCAGD; encoded by the coding sequence GTGAAGCAACAAGGCGTAACACTGCTACAAATGATGTGCGCGCTGGCCATTGGCAGCCTGCTGACGCACCTGGGTATCACGGCCTACAACCGGCTCGGCGAAACCCTGCAACTAGCCGCCGTGGCCCGGGACCTGGCGCAAACGCTGCGCGCCGCGCGCAACCAGGCCGCGCTGCAGCAACAGGCGCTGACGGTACATCCACTGGAGGGTGACTGGGGCAAGGGCTGGCGGGTGATGCAGGAGCGCGACGGCCAATTGCTGCGCGAACATCGCCTGGCCAGGCCGGCGAGAGTGCTGGCGAGCTCTACCCGGGAGGTGCGCTTCAGTCGGCGGGGGGCGCCCGTGGGCGTCGGCTTCGTCGGGATCACGCTGGAGATCTGCCAGCGCAGCGGGCCGGGGAGCCAGCACCAGGTGGTGCTGGGCCCCAGTGGCCGGGTCAGCCT
- the thiO gene encoding glycine oxidase ThiO: MSKQVVIVGGGVIGLLTAFNLAAEVDQVVVCDQGEVGRESSWAGGGIVSPLYPWRYSPAVTALAHWSQDFYPQLGERLFASTGVDPEVHTTGLYWLDLDDEAEALAWAAREHRPLSAVDISAAYDAVPVLGPGYRHAIYMAGVANVRNPRLVKSLKAALEALPNVTLREHCQITGFVQDGSRVTGVQTEDGVIAADDVVLSAGAWSGDLLQTLGLTLPVEPVKGQMILFKCAEDFLPSMVLAKGRYAIPRRDGHILVGSTLEHAGYDKTPTGDALESLKASAVELLPALAEAEVVGHWAGLRPGSPEGIPYIGAVPGHEGLWLNCGHYRNGLVLAPASCQLFGDLLLGREPIIDPAPYAPAGRLS; the protein is encoded by the coding sequence ATGAGCAAGCAAGTAGTGATTGTCGGTGGTGGGGTAATTGGCCTGCTGACAGCGTTCAACCTGGCGGCAGAGGTCGACCAGGTGGTGGTGTGCGACCAGGGCGAGGTGGGCCGGGAGTCGTCCTGGGCCGGGGGCGGCATCGTCTCGCCGCTGTACCCATGGCGCTACAGCCCAGCGGTGACCGCGCTGGCGCACTGGTCGCAGGATTTTTATCCACAGCTGGGCGAGCGTTTGTTCGCCAGCACCGGGGTCGACCCCGAGGTTCATACCACCGGGTTGTACTGGCTCGACCTGGACGACGAAGCCGAGGCCTTGGCCTGGGCCGCGCGCGAGCATCGCCCGCTCAGCGCGGTGGATATCTCGGCGGCCTACGACGCGGTGCCGGTGCTTGGCCCGGGTTACCGCCATGCCATCTACATGGCGGGCGTGGCCAACGTGCGCAACCCGCGGCTGGTGAAGTCGCTGAAGGCCGCGCTAGAGGCGTTGCCAAACGTGACCCTGCGCGAGCATTGCCAGATCACCGGGTTCGTCCAGGACGGTAGCCGCGTTACCGGTGTGCAGACCGAGGACGGTGTGATCGCCGCTGACGATGTGGTGCTCAGCGCCGGAGCCTGGAGCGGCGACCTGCTGCAGACCCTCGGGCTGACGCTGCCGGTGGAGCCGGTGAAGGGGCAGATGATCCTGTTCAAGTGCGCCGAGGACTTCTTGCCGAGCATGGTCCTGGCCAAGGGGCGCTACGCGATCCCGCGCCGCGACGGGCATATCCTGGTGGGCAGCACGCTGGAGCATGCCGGCTACGACAAGACCCCGACCGGGGATGCATTGGAGAGTCTGAAGGCCTCGGCGGTGGAGTTGCTGCCGGCCCTGGCGGAGGCCGAGGTGGTGGGGCACTGGGCTGGTTTGCGCCCTGGCTCGCCCGAAGGTATCCCGTATATCGGCGCGGTGCCGGGGCATGAAGGGCTATGGCTGAACTGCGGGCATTACCGCAACGGGCTGGTGCTGGCGCCGGCGTCGTGCCAGCTGTTTGGTGATTTGCTGCTGGGGCGCGAGCCGATCATTGATCCGGCGCCGTATGCCCCTGCGGGGCGGTTGAGCTGA
- a CDS encoding outer membrane protein assembly factor BamD — MQVKHLLLIAILGLTAACSSNKEVIDENLSEAELYQQAQADLDNSSYTSAVNKLKALESRYPFGRYADQAQLELIYANYKNSEPEAAKSAAERFIRLHPQHPNVDYAYYLKGLTSFDQDRGLLARFLPLDMTKRDPGAARDSYNEFAQLTSRFPNSRYSPDAKQRMIYLRNLLASYEIHVANYYLSREAYVAAANRGRYVVENFQETPSVGDGLAVMVESYQRMHLDELAATSLETLQLNYPDHPSLVDGQFVTKVDENGNRSWLSKATLGLIETKTPLPPGETRANQDVVKQFQDARSEIPQELLPKDENGDVILPEGPKEAEKDRSWFSYMTFGLFD; from the coding sequence ATGCAAGTGAAACACCTGCTGCTGATCGCCATCCTCGGGCTCACCGCGGCCTGTTCCTCCAACAAGGAAGTCATTGACGAGAACCTCAGCGAAGCCGAGCTGTATCAACAAGCTCAGGCCGACCTGGACAACTCCAGCTACACCAGCGCCGTGAACAAGCTCAAGGCCCTGGAGTCGCGCTATCCGTTCGGCCGCTACGCCGACCAGGCGCAGCTCGAGCTGATCTACGCCAACTACAAGAACTCCGAGCCAGAGGCCGCCAAGTCGGCTGCCGAGCGCTTCATCCGCCTGCATCCGCAGCACCCGAACGTCGACTACGCCTACTACCTCAAGGGCCTGACCTCGTTCGACCAGGACCGCGGCCTGCTGGCGCGCTTCCTGCCGCTGGACATGACCAAGCGTGACCCGGGCGCCGCCCGCGACTCGTACAACGAGTTCGCCCAGCTGACCAGCCGCTTCCCCAACAGCCGTTACTCGCCGGACGCCAAGCAGCGCATGATCTACCTGCGCAACCTGCTGGCCTCCTACGAGATCCACGTGGCCAACTACTACCTGAGCCGCGAAGCCTATGTCGCCGCCGCCAACCGTGGCCGCTACGTGGTGGAGAACTTCCAGGAAACCCCGTCGGTGGGTGACGGCCTGGCGGTGATGGTCGAGTCGTACCAGCGCATGCACCTGGACGAACTGGCCGCCACCAGCCTCGAGACCCTGCAACTCAACTACCCGGACCACCCGAGCCTGGTCGACGGCCAGTTCGTCACCAAGGTGGACGAAAACGGCAACCGCTCCTGGCTGTCCAAGGCCACCCTGGGCCTGATCGAGACCAAGACCCCGCTGCCGCCAGGCGAGACCCGCGCCAACCAGGACGTGGTCAAGCAGTTCCAGGATGCCCGTTCGGAGATCCCGCAAGAGCTGCTGCCCAAGGACGAGAACGGCGATGTGATCCTGCCGGAAGGTCCGAAGGAAGCCGAGAAGGACCGCTCCTGGTTCAGCTACATGACCTTCGGTCTGTTCGACTGA
- a CDS encoding dihydrofolate reductase family protein — protein sequence MQGFLREGLVDELTITRIPVLLGQGIPLFGDLAKDVPLQHMRTTSYESGFVQSTYRVVR from the coding sequence ATTCAGGGGTTCTTGCGCGAGGGGTTGGTGGACGAGCTGACCATCACCCGCATTCCCGTGCTGCTGGGGCAGGGGATACCGTTGTTCGGTGATTTGGCGAAGGATGTGCCGTTGCAGCACATGAGGACGACCAGCTACGAGAGTGGGTTCGTGCAGAGCACGTATCGCGTGGTCCGTTGA
- a CDS encoding type IV pilin protein produces MQRGLGLIELLIVVALIGMLAAIAYPSYSDQLRRAARSEVVGLLHDAALRLEQHRAHAGGYADSEQLQTLLPPGSRYYQLHAQRDAEAFTLLARRVPGALMAHDSCGDFRLDQAGVRDNPGGSEGTETCWGS; encoded by the coding sequence ATGCAGCGCGGCCTTGGTCTGATCGAATTATTGATTGTCGTGGCGCTGATCGGCATGCTGGCAGCCATTGCCTACCCCAGTTACAGCGACCAGCTGCGCCGCGCCGCGCGCAGCGAGGTGGTCGGCCTGCTGCACGACGCCGCGTTGCGCCTGGAACAACACCGCGCGCACGCCGGTGGCTATGCCGATAGCGAGCAGTTGCAGACGCTGCTGCCGCCGGGCAGCCGTTACTACCAGCTGCACGCCCAACGTGACGCAGAGGCCTTCACGCTGCTTGCCCGACGTGTGCCCGGTGCGTTGATGGCGCACGACTCCTGTGGCGATTTTCGCCTCGATCAGGCCGGCGTGCGTGACAATCCGGGCGGCAGCGAAGGTACTGAAACCTGCTGGGGGAGCTGA